A region from the Rhodohalobacter sp. SW132 genome encodes:
- a CDS encoding GNAT family N-acetyltransferase — MKWILYNSLEECTIPHLYEILKLREEVFIIEQDCIYDDIDGIDYVSSHLLMLDDAILAGYLRMVPAGEKFNEISLGRIVIRKKYRGKRLGKELIQKGLEESAKKGSEMIRIEAQAHLEDYYSEFGFKTDSEIYDVDGIPHLQMLVNYKEIQD; from the coding sequence ATGAAATGGATTTTATATAACTCACTTGAAGAGTGTACTATACCCCACCTCTATGAAATTTTAAAATTACGCGAAGAAGTATTTATAATTGAACAAGATTGTATTTATGATGATATAGACGGCATCGATTACGTCTCTTCCCACCTTTTAATGCTTGATGATGCTATTCTGGCGGGTTATCTGCGTATGGTACCTGCCGGTGAAAAATTTAATGAAATATCACTCGGCCGGATTGTAATCAGAAAAAAGTATCGCGGAAAAAGATTGGGGAAAGAGCTAATCCAAAAAGGATTGGAAGAATCTGCGAAAAAGGGTTCAGAAATGATACGCATCGAAGCGCAGGCACATCTTGAAGATTACTATTCAGAGTTTGGTTTTAAAACTGATTCAGAAATCTATGATGTGGACGGGATACCTCATCTTCAAATGCTTGTAAATTACAAGGAAATTCAAGATTAG